GGTGCGGCTCGCACGGGAGCGAGGTTGGGTATAGTGGTTCCCGCGCCACGGCGCATGCGAACGTAGCTCAGTTGGTAGAGCGCAACCTTGCCAAGGTTGAGGTCGCGAGTTCGAACCTCGTCGTTCGCTCCAGCGAGAAGCCCCCCGGTTCCGGCCGGGGGGCTTCTTCGTGCGCTACTTCCTCACGCCCAGCTCGTGCCGGTCAGGCGCTCGTACGCCTCCACGTACTTGGCGCGGGTGGCGTCGACGACCTGCTGCGGCAGCGGGGGCGGCGGCTGCTCGCTCGCGCGGTCCCAGCCGGACTCCGCCGAGGTCAGCCAGTCCCGGACGAACTGCTTGTCGTACGACGGCTGCGCCCGGCCCGGCTGCCACTCGTCGGCCGGCCAGAAGCGCGAGGAGTCGGCGGTGAGGACCTCGTCGGCGAGGACCAGGGTGTCGCCGTCGAAGCCGAACTCGAACTTGGTGTCCGCGAGGATGATGCCCCGCTCCCGGGCGATGTCCCGGCCCCGCGAGTAGACGGCGAGGGTCGCCTGGCGCAACTGCGCCGCGGTCTCCGCGCCGACCTGGCGGGCGACCTCCTCGTAGGAGACGTTCTCGTCGTGCTCGCCGACCTCGGCCTTCGTGGCCGGGGTGAAGATCGGGGCGGGCAGCTCGCTGCCGTCGACCAGGCCCTCGGGGAGGGCGAGGCCGCAGACCGTGCGGGACTCGTTGTACTCGGCCAGGCCCGAGCCGGTGAGGTAGCCGCGGGCCACGCACTCCACGGGGACCATCCGGAGCGACTTGCAGATCAGCGTGCGGCCCTCCCAGTCGGCGGGCGCGCCCGCGGGCAGTTCCGTGCTCAGGACGTGGTTCGGGACCAGGTCGGCGAGCTGGTCGAACCACCACAGGGAGAGCTGCGTGAGGATCCGGCCCTTGTCGGGGATCTCCGTCGGCAGTACCCAGTCGTACGCGGAGATGCGGTCGCTGGCGATCATCACGAGGTCGCCCGCCTCGTTCTGGTACAGCTCCCGCACCTTGCCGGTGTGCAGATGTACCAGGCCCGGAACCTGGAGCGGCTCGGGCTTTTCGACGAATCCGGACACGGTTCCTCCCCGTGGTTCTGTACGAGTGGCTCGATTCTCCCGTATGCGAGCTTGATCACGGACAGCGGGTCAGTCGCGTTTGCAGATGCGGTCCAGGAGGTTGGCGGTGGCGCGCTGGATGCGCGCGTCGACGTGGCCGGGACGGTCCAGGGCCGGGGACCAGGCGAACGTTCCGGATGCGAAGACCCAGGCACCGGAGGGGGCGCGGTACAGGGACGTCTCCTGGTGGCGGAGGACGCCCTCCTTGTCGGTGTACGGGGAGTGGGCGAGCAGCACGCGCTCCTCGTGCTCGGGCAGCGGGGTGCGCGGGAAGTAGCGGTCGGCCTCGCCCGCGACCAGGCCCTCGATCTCGTCGCCCTCGTGCGCCCCGGTCGCCTCCCAGAGCCAGTGCCCGGCGTTGCGCACGATCAGCGGGTGCGGCTCTGGGACGTGCCCCGCGTACTGGATGCCGAGGAGTTGCTGCTCCGCCCGGTCGATCTCCCGCCACAGCACCGGCTTGCCCGGGCCCCTGCGTTTGCGGCAGGTCAGCAGCCGGTGGGGGACACCGGACGGGGAGGGGCCCAGCTCCACCTGCCAGTACATCGAATTGGCGGAGAGGAAGACGAGCGAGGCGCCGGCGTCGCGGGCGGCCTCCACGGTCCGGCGCATGTCGGCCGACCAGTACTCGTCGTGGCCCGGGAAGACCAGACCGCGGTAGCGCGCGGGGTCGACGCGGCCCGCGTGCAGGTCACTGGCGTCGGCGTAGGCGACGTCGTAGCCGTAGCGCTCGGCCCAGCGGATGAAGTCGTACGCGTGGCCGACGTGCAGGGGGAGGCCGGCGCCCGCGTACGGGCGGTCGAAGGAGACCGTCGTGGCGGCGTCGGCCTCGCCGAGCAGTCGGCCCTGCTCGTCCCAGGCGTGGTAGAGGCTGGCGCCGGTGCGGCCGTCCTCCGGGTAGAGGTTGTACGCCTGCCAGGTGATGTCGGGCAGGACCAGGAGCAGGTCGGCCGGCTGGTCGTGGCGGACGGTGAACGGCACGTGGGAGCGGTAGCCGTCGGCGGTGGTGAGCACGGCGACGTACGCGCCGATGTTCCAGTACGACGGGACCTGGAGGCGCCAGGAGAGCCACCAGTGGTGGCAGGAGACCGTACGGTCGGCCGTGAGCGGCGGGGGCTGCACGATGCCGGACAGGCGCGGGCTGGTGGTGATCTTGGCGGCGCCGTCACCGCCGTAGTGGCCGATGCGGTAGATGTCGACGCCGAACTCCTGGGGCGGGTCGACGGTGACGTGGAAGTCGATGGCCTCGCCGGGGGCGACCGCGCCGGTGGAGGTGAAGCCCTTGATCTGGCGGTGGACGTCGTCCGCCGCGCGGGGGCCGCCGGAGCGGGTGCCCTGCTTCGGCGTGTGGGGCGCGTGGGGCGCGTGGGGCGCGTGGGGCGCGTCCTGGTCCGCGTACCAGGGGACGACCCGGCCCGTGTCGTCGAAGTACGTCACGCTGCCGCGCAGCCATGGGACGGGGCCCAGGCCGAAGGGATCCGTCACGGCGTGTGCCAGCGCTCCCGACTCCCAGCGGCGGATCTGCTCCGGACCCATGGTTGCTTCCCCTCCCCTTCGCCCCCGTGGCCGTGCCTGCTGATGTGGTGCGGTGCCTGGTGGTGGTGCGGTGTGGGATGAGTGTTGTTGTGTGTGATGAGTGGTGCGGTGTGTGGTGTCGTGTGCGGTCTTGTTTTCTTGTCGTATGTCGCGCGCCTTTGCCATGCGCGCGAACGGTCCAAGCACATCACATAACGCGCGCACTTCGTCACTGTTCGTTTCGAATTGGCCAGAAGCGGAAGGCAGTGCTCCGGCGGGTGGGGTCCAGGGACCGGCCGGGGTCAGGCGAGCCGGACCGGCTTCTCCGGGCGTATGCCCAGGTCGGCCAGCCAGGT
This genomic stretch from Streptomyces sp. Go-475 harbors:
- a CDS encoding N,N-dimethylformamidase beta subunit family domain-containing protein, with translation MGPEQIRRWESGALAHAVTDPFGLGPVPWLRGSVTYFDDTGRVVPWYADQDAPHAPHAPHAPHTPKQGTRSGGPRAADDVHRQIKGFTSTGAVAPGEAIDFHVTVDPPQEFGVDIYRIGHYGGDGAAKITTSPRLSGIVQPPPLTADRTVSCHHWWLSWRLQVPSYWNIGAYVAVLTTADGYRSHVPFTVRHDQPADLLLVLPDITWQAYNLYPEDGRTGASLYHAWDEQGRLLGEADAATTVSFDRPYAGAGLPLHVGHAYDFIRWAERYGYDVAYADASDLHAGRVDPARYRGLVFPGHDEYWSADMRRTVEAARDAGASLVFLSANSMYWQVELGPSPSGVPHRLLTCRKRRGPGKPVLWREIDRAEQQLLGIQYAGHVPEPHPLIVRNAGHWLWEATGAHEGDEIEGLVAGEADRYFPRTPLPEHEERVLLAHSPYTDKEGVLRHQETSLYRAPSGAWVFASGTFAWSPALDRPGHVDARIQRATANLLDRICKRD
- a CDS encoding phosphoribosylaminoimidazolesuccinocarboxamide synthase; translated protein: MSGFVEKPEPLQVPGLVHLHTGKVRELYQNEAGDLVMIASDRISAYDWVLPTEIPDKGRILTQLSLWWFDQLADLVPNHVLSTELPAGAPADWEGRTLICKSLRMVPVECVARGYLTGSGLAEYNESRTVCGLALPEGLVDGSELPAPIFTPATKAEVGEHDENVSYEEVARQVGAETAAQLRQATLAVYSRGRDIARERGIILADTKFEFGFDGDTLVLADEVLTADSSRFWPADEWQPGRAQPSYDKQFVRDWLTSAESGWDRASEQPPPPLPQQVVDATRAKYVEAYERLTGTSWA